In Actinomadura citrea, a single window of DNA contains:
- the deoC gene encoding deoxyribose-phosphate aldolase — protein MTATELHGFLHGLPGVDQVGAEERAARLATRSIKTSAKAEAIDLAISMVDLTTLEGADTAGKVRALCAKAAHPDPSDASVPKVAAVCVYPDMVETAVAALSGSGIGVASVATAFPSGRAPMEAKLADTRAAVAAGASEIDMVIDRGAFLSGDYAKVHEEITAVKDACGPAHLKVILETGELATYDNVRRASWLAMRAGADFIKTSTGKVSPAATLPVTLVMLEAVRDYRAAAGRQVGVKPAGGIRTTKDAIKYLVLVNETAGPDWLTPDWFRLGASSVLNDLLMQRRKLATGVYSGPDYFTLD, from the coding sequence ATGACCGCGACCGAGTTGCACGGATTCCTACACGGCCTGCCGGGTGTGGACCAGGTCGGTGCGGAGGAGCGGGCGGCGCGGCTCGCCACCCGGTCGATCAAGACGTCGGCGAAGGCCGAGGCCATCGACCTGGCGATCTCGATGGTGGACCTGACCACGCTGGAGGGCGCGGACACGGCCGGGAAGGTGCGGGCCCTGTGCGCCAAGGCCGCCCACCCCGACCCGTCGGACGCCTCGGTCCCCAAGGTCGCCGCCGTGTGCGTGTATCCGGACATGGTGGAGACGGCGGTCGCGGCCCTGTCGGGGTCGGGGATCGGGGTGGCGAGCGTGGCGACGGCCTTCCCGTCCGGGCGGGCGCCGATGGAGGCCAAGCTGGCCGACACCCGGGCCGCGGTGGCGGCGGGCGCGTCCGAGATCGACATGGTGATCGACCGGGGCGCATTCCTGTCCGGCGACTACGCCAAGGTGCACGAGGAGATCACCGCGGTCAAGGACGCGTGCGGGCCCGCGCACCTGAAGGTGATCCTGGAGACCGGCGAGCTGGCCACCTACGACAACGTGCGGCGCGCCTCCTGGCTGGCGATGCGGGCCGGGGCCGACTTCATCAAGACCTCGACCGGCAAGGTGTCGCCCGCGGCGACGCTGCCGGTGACGCTGGTCATGCTGGAGGCCGTCCGCGACTACCGGGCCGCCGCGGGGCGGCAGGTCGGGGTCAAGCCCGCGGGCGGGATCCGCACCACCAAGGACGCGATCAAGTACCTGGTGCTGGTGAACGAGACCGCCGGCCCCGACTGGCTGACCCCCGACTGGTTCCGCCTCGGCGCGTCGTCGGTGCTGAACGACCTGCTGATGCAGCGCCGCAAGCTCGCCACCGGGGTGTACTCCGGTCCCGACTACTTCACCCTGGACTGA
- a CDS encoding LacI family DNA-binding transcriptional regulator, with protein sequence MATIHDVAARAGVSPATVSRFLRGQRVRSAEAIRAAVDELGFAPNIAAQSLKSGRTRTIGVVVPDITNPYFAAVVKGMESVSRDRGYRLLLANSDESGIREADLLADMARQVDGIILAPATEHEQTPLQLRDSGLPVVFIDRDLADGESFDAVLVDNRAGGRQAAEHLLALGHTRIAMISGGQESTPGRYRRDGFVEAVSAAGVEIPPEYDIIGDFREERAYQLTLSLLSLAEPPTAIFTANNLTTLGALKALHDMRVEVPGQISLIGFDDLDTGPLLRPPLTVVDRPMIEQGVLAMRLLLHRFDDSQTRDLPRRIVMDTKIIERASTAPPQTPRKAGRTR encoded by the coding sequence GTGGCGACCATCCACGACGTGGCGGCGCGGGCCGGTGTCTCCCCCGCCACCGTCTCGCGGTTCCTGCGGGGACAGCGGGTCAGGTCGGCGGAGGCCATCCGGGCCGCCGTGGATGAGCTGGGCTTCGCACCGAACATCGCGGCGCAGTCGCTGAAGTCGGGACGCACCCGCACCATCGGTGTCGTCGTCCCCGACATCACCAACCCCTACTTCGCCGCCGTCGTGAAGGGCATGGAGTCGGTCAGCCGCGACCGCGGCTACCGGCTGCTGCTCGCCAACAGCGACGAGAGCGGCATCCGCGAGGCCGACCTGCTCGCCGACATGGCACGCCAGGTGGACGGCATAATCCTCGCCCCGGCCACCGAGCACGAGCAGACCCCGCTGCAGCTGCGCGACAGCGGGCTCCCGGTCGTGTTCATCGACCGGGACCTCGCCGACGGGGAGAGCTTCGACGCCGTTCTCGTCGACAACCGCGCGGGCGGCCGGCAGGCCGCCGAGCACCTCCTCGCGCTCGGCCACACCCGCATCGCGATGATCAGCGGCGGCCAGGAGTCCACGCCGGGCCGGTACCGGCGGGACGGCTTCGTGGAGGCCGTCTCCGCCGCCGGCGTCGAGATCCCGCCGGAGTACGACATCATCGGCGACTTCCGCGAGGAGCGCGCCTACCAGCTCACCCTGTCGCTGCTGTCGCTCGCCGAGCCGCCGACCGCGATCTTCACCGCGAACAACCTCACGACGCTCGGCGCGCTGAAGGCGCTGCACGACATGCGGGTGGAAGTCCCCGGGCAGATCAGCCTCATCGGATTCGACGACCTCGACACCGGGCCCCTGCTGCGGCCCCCGCTGACCGTCGTCGACCGTCCGATGATCGAGCAGGGCGTCCTTGCCATGCGGCTGCTGCTGCACCGCTTCGACGACAGCCAGACCCGCGACCTCCCTCGGCGCATCGTCATGGACACAAAGATCATCGAGCGGGCCTCGACGGCCCCGCCCCAGACCCCCAGGAAGGCGGGCAGGACCCGATGA